One Streptomyces sp. R28 DNA window includes the following coding sequences:
- a CDS encoding phytanoyl-CoA dioxygenase family protein, whose amino-acid sequence MDDTTLVTRFLRDGFVKLGGAVAPRVAASCARLLWRETGCDPDAPETWKQPVHWVGGMAQGPFAAAPNSPALHRAYDLLVGAGRWEPRYSLGTFPLRFPHEEEPDDAGWHIEGSYAVEGETWPFTNLRSRGRALLMLFLFSEVGEEDAPTRIRVGSHLDVPKVLEPYGEEGASGLAIAPDLVAASAHRPLALATGSPGDVFLCHPFLVHAAQPHHGVRPRFMAHPPLMPAAPYELERADGAYSPVEIAIRRGLGQATSGPDGQDAGPANHNAQLRQVERSSAN is encoded by the coding sequence ATGGACGACACGACCTTGGTAACCCGCTTCCTCCGCGACGGCTTCGTCAAGCTGGGGGGCGCCGTCGCGCCCCGCGTGGCCGCGAGCTGCGCGCGGCTGCTGTGGCGGGAGACGGGCTGCGACCCGGACGCCCCGGAGACGTGGAAGCAGCCCGTGCACTGGGTCGGCGGGATGGCACAGGGACCGTTCGCCGCCGCACCCAACTCCCCGGCCCTGCACCGGGCGTACGACCTGCTGGTCGGCGCCGGGCGCTGGGAGCCGCGCTACTCGCTCGGCACCTTCCCGCTGCGCTTCCCGCACGAGGAGGAGCCCGACGACGCGGGCTGGCACATCGAGGGCAGCTACGCGGTGGAGGGCGAGACCTGGCCTTTCACCAACCTCCGCTCACGCGGCCGGGCCCTGCTGATGCTATTTCTGTTCAGCGAGGTCGGGGAAGAGGACGCCCCGACTCGGATCCGGGTCGGCTCCCACCTCGACGTGCCGAAGGTGCTGGAGCCGTACGGGGAGGAGGGCGCGAGCGGCCTGGCCATCGCGCCAGACCTCGTAGCGGCATCCGCCCACCGGCCGCTCGCTCTCGCCACCGGTTCCCCGGGTGACGTCTTCCTGTGCCATCCATTCCTGGTACACGCGGCACAGCCGCACCACGGGGTGCGGCCGCGCTTCATGGCCCACCCGCCGCTGATGCCGGCTGCGCCGTACGAACTGGAGCGGGCCGACGGCGCGTACTCACCCGTGGAGATCGCGATCCGCCGGGGCCTGGGACAGGCCACCTCCGGTCCCGACGGGCAGGACGCCGGTCCCGCCAACCATAATGCTCAGCTCCGCCAAGTAGAGCGCTCATCCGCCAACTAG
- a CDS encoding sensor histidine kinase yields the protein MLREDLRTLWTEPRPPDAPARAWRDWVLLAAGLGGVVLEATLRENVVWRPVAVVFAVWLCLLPLWRRTRPLATVTLAFGSVILLQVASLVAAPREPVGLYTGAVMLVLVYALPRWGSGREIVLGGAVILTAGALCSVTDETPVVENVVGFVFLLLPGVVGAAVRFWVTARERQLEQVRSREREQLARELHDTVAHHVSAMVIIAQAGGVLAGADPSAAVKALEGVEEEGARTLEEMRAMVAALRDRGVGAELAPPAGVADLECLVRTPGGRLRVDLGLDGELDALPPAVDAAVYRIVQESVTNALRHAVDATELVVRVAAERHTVRVSVRDNGRRTGRGRDGYGLTGLRERATLLGGTLRAGPGTDRGWHVEAELPKARSESGVHSRPRR from the coding sequence GTGCTGCGAGAAGACCTGCGAACCCTGTGGACCGAACCCCGTCCGCCCGACGCGCCCGCCCGGGCGTGGCGGGACTGGGTGCTGCTCGCCGCGGGCCTGGGCGGTGTGGTGCTGGAGGCCACCCTGCGTGAGAACGTCGTGTGGCGGCCGGTGGCGGTGGTGTTCGCCGTATGGCTGTGCCTGCTGCCCCTGTGGCGCCGGACCCGCCCCCTGGCGACGGTCACGCTGGCGTTCGGCTCGGTGATCCTGCTTCAGGTGGCCTCGCTGGTCGCCGCTCCGCGCGAGCCCGTCGGCCTGTACACCGGCGCGGTCATGCTCGTGCTGGTGTACGCGCTGCCCCGGTGGGGATCGGGACGCGAGATCGTGCTGGGCGGCGCGGTGATCCTCACGGCCGGCGCGCTCTGCTCCGTCACGGACGAGACGCCGGTCGTCGAGAACGTCGTGGGCTTCGTCTTCCTGCTGCTGCCCGGCGTGGTCGGGGCTGCCGTGCGGTTCTGGGTGACCGCTCGCGAGCGGCAGTTGGAGCAGGTGCGCTCCCGCGAGCGCGAGCAGCTCGCCCGGGAACTGCACGACACGGTGGCCCACCACGTGTCGGCCATGGTGATCATCGCCCAGGCGGGCGGGGTGCTTGCGGGCGCCGACCCGTCTGCCGCCGTCAAGGCGCTGGAGGGGGTCGAGGAGGAAGGGGCGCGCACGCTGGAGGAAATGCGTGCCATGGTCGCCGCGCTGCGCGACCGCGGGGTCGGCGCCGAGCTGGCGCCCCCTGCCGGAGTCGCGGATCTGGAGTGCCTGGTGCGCACCCCGGGTGGTCGCCTCAGGGTCGACCTGGGGCTCGACGGCGAACTGGACGCGCTGCCCCCGGCCGTGGACGCGGCCGTCTACCGGATCGTGCAGGAGTCGGTGACCAACGCGCTGCGCCATGCGGTCGACGCGACCGAGCTCGTCGTTCGGGTCGCTGCGGAACGGCACACGGTACGGGTGAGTGTGCGCGACAACGGCCGGCGCACCGGCCGGGGTCGCGACGGATACGGACTTACCGGACTGCGCGAGCGCGCGACCCTGCTCGGCGGCACACTACGAGCCGGCCCGGGTACTGACCGGGGCTGGCATGTCGAAGCCGAACTGCCGAAAGCGAGGAGCGAGAGCGGTGTCCATTCGCGTCCTCGTCGCTGA
- a CDS encoding GyrI-like domain-containing protein has product MLERLNQAMEHIERQLDSSVDVGELARVAATSEYHLRRMFSALAGMPLSEYIRRRRLTVAGAEVLAGERTLLEIAVRYGYGSGEAFARAFRAMHGVGPGEARRTGAALSSQPRMTFRLIVDGCSSMRYRVVHKPEFSVVGAKARVPLVHSGPNQAIIDFVRGIDDQAKELLEKLSDQEPHGILAVCDDLDPSRAEGTELDYYHGVVTSASLPEGMATLPVPAGTWAVFTTSGPAPEAIQALWRDVFTEWFPSNPYRGRPGPEILRMRMSADGSEADAELWLPVEQEAD; this is encoded by the coding sequence GTGCTGGAGCGGCTCAATCAGGCCATGGAGCACATCGAGCGGCAGCTCGACAGCTCCGTCGACGTGGGCGAGCTGGCGCGGGTCGCGGCCACCTCGGAGTACCACCTGCGGCGGATGTTCTCGGCGCTCGCCGGGATGCCGCTGTCGGAGTACATCAGGCGCCGGCGGCTGACCGTCGCGGGCGCGGAGGTACTGGCCGGGGAGCGGACGCTGCTGGAGATCGCGGTGCGGTACGGATACGGCTCGGGCGAGGCATTCGCGCGGGCGTTCCGCGCGATGCACGGCGTCGGGCCCGGCGAGGCACGGCGCACCGGTGCGGCGCTCAGCTCCCAGCCCCGAATGACCTTCCGCCTCATCGTCGACGGGTGCAGCAGCATGCGCTACCGCGTCGTGCACAAGCCGGAGTTCAGCGTCGTCGGGGCGAAGGCCCGGGTGCCGCTCGTGCACTCGGGGCCGAACCAGGCGATCATCGATTTCGTCCGCGGGATCGACGACCAGGCAAAGGAGCTGCTGGAGAAGCTGTCCGACCAGGAGCCGCACGGCATCCTCGCGGTCTGCGACGATCTCGATCCCAGCCGGGCGGAGGGTACCGAACTCGACTACTACCACGGGGTCGTCACCTCGGCGTCCCTGCCGGAGGGCATGGCCACGCTGCCCGTGCCGGCCGGGACATGGGCGGTCTTCACCACCTCGGGGCCGGCGCCGGAGGCGATCCAGGCGCTGTGGCGGGATGTGTTCACCGAGTGGTTCCCATCGAATCCGTACCGGGGCCGCCCCGGGCCGGAAATCCTTCGTATGCGGATGTCGGCGGACGGCAGCGAGGCGGATGCCGAGCTGTGGCTGCCGGTGGAACAGGAGGCCGATTGA
- a CDS encoding MMPL family transporter encodes MLSKALLRLGASAARHPWRVIAAWLIAATLAVLAAIAIGGRTADSMTAPGLDSQRAAQLIERAGTGQEGMTAQVVVTPLDDGATFFDHGSARTALARLQTEVKRLPHVLGTSDPAGALDAPGDTTVRGGLVSTDGRIAVVRVQYPDQSRLSAEDLDALVDLGDRLRAELPLRIEMGGNLFYAFSDPDGGASELIGLLAAAAILFLAFGSLAAAALPIGMAVFGLTVGVATMTVLAGVTDVPTFAPVLGSMVGLGVGIDYALFVLARHREYLARGLDPREAAGRAVATAGRPVVFAGGTVVVSILGLAVANVPFMTVGGLAVSIVVLTMVLASVTLLPAFLGAAGPRLARAGRIGRALQTRKLGRLARRRDPAAGAAHAAGWRRWIGHVSRHPVPYAVGAAGLLLTATLPVLGLRVGLPDDGSLPHSRTERRAYDLVAEGFGPGTNGPLVIAADPAGDPGVLDRLVGAGAADPGIGSVAPTHIDRATGIATLVVFPTTSPQDKATADTIARLRTDVLPTAIGHGPARAHVGGAAASLSDVGQRTSQRLPVFVAAVLAMSFLLLMLVFRSILVPLKAVLLNLLSIGAAYGIMVAVFQWGWGGALIGLEATVPIVSFIPMFLFAILFGLSMDYEVFLLSRVREEYLRTGDNGTAIVEGVSRTARIITSAALIMVAVFLSFAVAEDPSTKMFGLGLATAIFIDATVVRMVLVPATMTLLGRTNWWLPKWLDWMLPRGPVGTDDADAESTGEAPRPRLVDH; translated from the coding sequence ATGCTCTCGAAAGCCCTGTTGCGCCTGGGCGCAAGCGCCGCCCGCCATCCCTGGCGGGTGATCGCGGCATGGCTGATCGCCGCCACGCTCGCCGTCCTCGCCGCGATCGCCATCGGCGGGCGGACCGCGGACTCGATGACCGCTCCGGGACTGGACTCCCAACGGGCCGCGCAACTCATCGAGCGGGCCGGCACCGGCCAGGAGGGGATGACCGCCCAAGTGGTCGTCACCCCCCTCGACGACGGTGCGACGTTCTTCGACCACGGCAGCGCGCGCACCGCTCTGGCGCGGCTGCAGACCGAGGTGAAGCGGCTGCCGCACGTGCTCGGCACGAGCGACCCGGCGGGGGCACTCGACGCACCCGGGGACACCACCGTGCGCGGCGGCCTCGTCTCGACCGACGGGCGGATCGCGGTCGTCCGGGTGCAGTACCCCGACCAGAGCCGACTGTCGGCCGAAGACCTCGACGCCCTCGTCGATCTCGGCGACCGGCTGCGGGCCGAGCTGCCCCTGCGCATCGAGATGGGCGGGAACCTCTTCTACGCCTTCTCCGACCCCGACGGCGGCGCGAGCGAGCTGATCGGCCTCCTCGCCGCGGCCGCGATCCTGTTCCTGGCGTTCGGTTCGCTCGCCGCCGCCGCGCTGCCGATCGGCATGGCGGTCTTCGGACTGACCGTCGGGGTCGCCACGATGACGGTACTGGCGGGGGTGACGGACGTCCCCACCTTCGCCCCTGTCCTGGGCAGCATGGTCGGGCTCGGAGTGGGCATCGACTACGCGCTGTTCGTGCTCGCCAGGCATCGGGAGTACCTCGCGCGCGGGCTCGATCCCCGCGAGGCGGCGGGGCGAGCGGTGGCCACGGCGGGAAGGCCCGTGGTCTTCGCCGGCGGCACCGTCGTCGTATCGATCCTCGGCCTGGCGGTCGCGAACGTACCGTTCATGACGGTGGGCGGGCTCGCCGTCTCGATCGTCGTCCTGACCATGGTGCTCGCGTCGGTGACGCTGCTGCCGGCCTTCCTCGGCGCCGCCGGCCCACGCCTGGCCCGGGCCGGCCGGATCGGCCGGGCTCTGCAGACCAGGAAGCTGGGCCGACTCGCACGGCGGCGGGACCCGGCGGCGGGCGCCGCCCACGCCGCCGGGTGGCGGCGCTGGATCGGGCACGTCAGCCGGCACCCGGTGCCGTACGCGGTCGGCGCGGCGGGGCTGCTGCTGACCGCGACGCTGCCCGTGCTCGGCCTGCGCGTCGGCCTGCCCGACGACGGCTCACTGCCCCACAGCCGTACCGAGCGCCGCGCCTACGACCTCGTCGCCGAGGGGTTCGGCCCGGGCACCAACGGTCCCCTCGTCATCGCCGCGGACCCCGCCGGTGATCCGGGAGTGCTGGACCGACTCGTCGGGGCGGGCGCGGCGGATCCGGGCATCGGATCCGTCGCGCCGACGCACATCGATCGGGCCACCGGCATCGCGACCCTCGTGGTGTTCCCGACCACCAGCCCTCAGGACAAGGCCACGGCCGACACCATCGCCCGGCTGCGCACCGACGTGCTGCCCACGGCGATCGGGCACGGCCCGGCCAGGGCCCACGTCGGCGGCGCCGCCGCGAGCCTGTCCGATGTGGGCCAACGCACCAGCCAACGCCTGCCGGTTTTCGTCGCCGCCGTGCTGGCGATGTCGTTCCTGCTGCTGATGCTGGTCTTCCGCTCGATACTCGTACCGCTCAAGGCGGTACTGCTGAATCTGCTGAGCATCGGCGCGGCCTACGGCATCATGGTCGCGGTCTTCCAGTGGGGCTGGGGAGGCGCACTCATCGGGCTGGAAGCGACGGTTCCGATCGTGTCGTTCATCCCGATGTTCCTCTTCGCCATCCTGTTCGGCCTGTCGATGGACTACGAGGTGTTCCTCCTCTCCCGCGTACGCGAGGAGTACCTGCGCACCGGCGACAACGGCACGGCGATCGTCGAGGGCGTCTCGCGCACCGCCCGGATCATCACCTCGGCCGCCCTCATCATGGTGGCGGTCTTCCTGTCCTTCGCCGTCGCCGAGGACCCCTCCACCAAAATGTTCGGGCTCGGCCTGGCCACCGCGATCTTCATCGACGCCACGGTCGTACGCATGGTGCTGGTACCGGCGACCATGACACTCCTCGGCCGGACCAACTGGTGGCTGCCGAAGTGGCTGGACTGGATGCTTCCCCGCGGCCCGGTCGGCACCGACGACGCCGACGCGGAATCCACGGGTGAAGCCCCGCGTCCACGGCTGGTTGACCATTGA
- a CDS encoding DIP1984 family protein, whose translation MKLAEALAERAEATRRVEQLRARVVSSARYQEGETPAEDAAQLLAEAGEVLNNLESLIRRINRTNATVAMVPDGTLTDALARRDVLRLRHSVVTAAADAAAGKGERGYGRQLRSELMMLSALPVAELRGQADALAQEIREVDVRIQRTNWEVDLLD comes from the coding sequence GTGAAGCTTGCTGAGGCACTGGCAGAACGTGCGGAGGCAACGCGCCGTGTGGAACAACTGCGAGCGCGCGTCGTCAGTAGTGCGCGGTACCAGGAGGGGGAGACACCCGCCGAGGATGCAGCTCAGCTGTTGGCTGAGGCCGGTGAGGTGCTGAACAATCTGGAATCGTTGATCCGGCGGATCAACCGGACCAATGCCACCGTGGCGATGGTTCCGGACGGCACACTTACCGATGCCCTCGCACGTCGGGACGTCCTGCGGTTGCGTCACTCCGTGGTCACCGCAGCGGCGGACGCGGCGGCGGGTAAGGGCGAGCGGGGATACGGCCGGCAGCTTAGGTCCGAGTTGATGATGCTTTCCGCGCTTCCGGTCGCGGAACTGCGCGGTCAGGCGGATGCACTCGCCCAGGAGATCCGCGAGGTCGATGTGCGGATCCAGCGCACGAACTGGGAGGTCGATCTGCTGGACTGA
- a CDS encoding response regulator, whose product MSIRVLVADDQTIIRTGLRIILNAQPGIEVVGEAADGREAVRLARELRPDVCLFDIRMPVLDGLEATRLVAGPGVADPLAVVVITTFDLDEYVYGSLRAGARGFLLKDTGPDLLAQAVRSASDGEALIAPSVTVRLLQAFADLPAGRPVAQPVAPVTAREEQVLLAVARGLTNTEIADALHISLSTVKTHLASLMAKLGARNRVEIAMWAYETRRILPGT is encoded by the coding sequence GTGTCCATTCGCGTCCTCGTCGCTGACGACCAGACGATCATCCGCACCGGGTTGCGGATCATACTGAACGCCCAGCCCGGCATCGAGGTGGTCGGCGAGGCCGCCGACGGGCGGGAAGCGGTACGTCTGGCCCGCGAACTACGCCCCGACGTCTGCCTGTTCGACATCCGCATGCCCGTACTCGACGGGCTCGAGGCCACCCGGCTGGTCGCCGGCCCGGGCGTGGCCGACCCGCTGGCCGTGGTCGTCATCACCACGTTCGACCTCGACGAGTACGTCTACGGCTCACTGCGTGCCGGCGCCCGCGGATTCCTCCTCAAGGACACGGGACCGGACCTTCTGGCGCAGGCCGTACGGTCGGCGTCCGATGGTGAGGCGCTCATCGCGCCCAGCGTCACCGTCCGTCTGCTTCAGGCATTCGCGGACCTGCCCGCCGGCCGGCCCGTGGCCCAGCCGGTCGCCCCCGTCACCGCCCGCGAGGAGCAGGTGCTCCTCGCCGTCGCTCGCGGGCTGACCAACACCGAGATCGCCGATGCACTGCACATCAGCCTCAGCACGGTGAAGACGCATCTGGCCAGCCTGATGGCCAAACTCGGCGCCCGCAACCGGGTCGAGATCGCGATGTGGGCCTACGAAACGCGCCGTATCCTCCCCGGAACCTGA
- a CDS encoding GNAT family N-acetyltransferase, giving the protein MTELGPVAWPPAPIRTDRLVLREPEAGDRAAFVELLASPEVHTYLGGPRPRDELERELPGVPERWPGSFVVDLDGAMIGQILLRRAPEHRRPAAAGKIDLGYLFLPRVWGFGYAAEACAAVLDWFDGVLPGEPVVLATQVANVGSMRLAAKLGFTEVERFHAWDAEQWLGMRPPVTPSD; this is encoded by the coding sequence ATGACTGAGCTCGGACCCGTCGCCTGGCCACCTGCCCCGATCAGGACCGACAGGCTCGTGCTCCGTGAGCCCGAGGCCGGTGACCGTGCGGCGTTCGTCGAGCTGCTGGCGTCGCCAGAGGTGCACACCTACCTCGGCGGCCCCCGGCCGCGGGACGAGCTTGAGCGCGAGTTGCCCGGGGTGCCCGAGCGGTGGCCCGGGAGTTTCGTCGTTGATCTGGACGGGGCGATGATCGGCCAGATCCTGCTCAGGAGAGCACCGGAGCATCGTCGCCCGGCTGCCGCGGGGAAGATCGATCTCGGCTATCTGTTCCTGCCGCGAGTGTGGGGATTCGGGTATGCCGCCGAGGCGTGCGCGGCGGTACTCGACTGGTTCGACGGCGTCCTTCCCGGCGAGCCGGTGGTGCTCGCCACCCAGGTGGCAAACGTCGGCTCGATGCGCCTCGCGGCAAAACTGGGGTTCACCGAGGTAGAGCGGTTCCATGCCTGGGACGCTGAGCAGTGGCTCGGCATGCGGCCCCCGGTCACGCCCTCTGATTGA
- a CDS encoding XRE family transcriptional regulator yields MFGDGLDAAVQKAFTRPAPKSGATQMRYLVKQLRGTEAVARMLRISQRTVERYVKDQVKKPRPGLAASPEREVKARWQPQIRAQARKKAATTGGIVIDTQARIGYTVPIGTTDEDRPRHLTVALPPQYAARLFDAQEAGATGQGLQEIAAEALNEVYFQDNGRRAGQLEEVRFTDITHLEFGL; encoded by the coding sequence CTGTTCGGGGACGGCCTGGACGCCGCGGTGCAGAAGGCGTTCACTCGCCCGGCGCCCAAGAGTGGGGCCACGCAGATGCGGTACCTGGTCAAGCAGCTCAGGGGCACCGAGGCCGTCGCCCGGATGCTGCGCATCTCCCAGCGCACCGTCGAACGGTACGTCAAGGACCAGGTCAAGAAGCCCCGCCCGGGCCTCGCCGCCAGCCCGGAACGCGAGGTCAAGGCACGGTGGCAGCCGCAGATCCGCGCCCAGGCGCGAAAGAAGGCGGCGACCACCGGCGGCATCGTCATCGACACCCAGGCCCGGATCGGCTACACCGTGCCGATCGGCACCACCGACGAGGACCGGCCCCGCCACCTGACCGTGGCGCTGCCGCCGCAGTACGCCGCCCGCCTCTTCGACGCTCAAGAGGCCGGCGCCACCGGCCAGGGATTACAGGAGATCGCCGCCGAGGCACTCAACGAGGTGTACTTCCAGGACAACGGCCGCCGCGCCGGCCAGCTGGAGGAAGTCCGCTTCACCGACATCACACACCTGGAGTTCGGCCTGTAG